The region TTGCGCGTCGGCTCGCGGCCCGTGCGCCCCAGGCTGTAGTACAACGTGGCTGCGCCCAGATTGCGCGTTACCCCAAACTTCGGATTCAGGAAGGTCCAGCGCAGGGGCGCCACGGCGACATCGCCCCGGTAAACGAAATCGGTATAACGCAGCTGCAAGTCGCCAAACAGGGTCCAGTGGGGCAGCCGGTACACCAACTTGCTAAACCCACTAACCTCCTGCCGGAAGCCCCGATTGGTGTACAACGTGCCGGAGTTCGTTTCTGAGCCGAGGTGCCGCCGCACGTACGTGTTGGCGTGGAAACCGCTCACCCACTGGTACTTCGTTTTCTCGACCGTGTAGTTGCTGAACACCCCGGCGAAGTGCGATCGGAAGGCGTAGTTGTACAGCGCATCGGTTGCAGGCAGGCCCAGGAAATTATTCAGGTCGAAATCGTAGTTACCGTCGAGGTAATTGTAGTAAACGCACGATTTCCAGGTACCGTGCTCGCCAACCCGATAGCCATGTTGCAGGTACAGCAACGATTGCAGAAAAGCGTCGTCTTCCTGCCGACTGTTGGCATTGGTACGAGGATCTTGTGCAACGACTTCTTTCGGCACGCCGATCCACGCCAATTGGTTGGCCTGCCGTCCGGTGAAGCCGGTCAGCTTCCAGCTGTGGCGCCCCCGGTAGTGACCTGCACTGTAGAATACCGACCCCGATGTGTTGCCCGCATGGTATTTGTAACCGTCAGAATGGAGGTACGAAGCCCGTACGTAGGCCCCCGTCTGGTTCCGATCCCCGGTCTGGTACTTGCCGTACACGCGGTAGGTCTGAAACGAGCCGTACCCGGCACCCACTTCGCCCCCGGCCGTTCCGAACAACGAAGGCGACTCCAGTTGCAGGCTTCCGGCGTAGCTGGCCGCGCCGTTTTGCGACGTGCCCACCCCGCGCTGCACCTGCATGCGCCGCACCGAGTTGAGCAAGTCAGGATAGTTGGAAAAATAAGCGCCCTGGTCTTCCGGTTCGTTCAGCGGCACACCGTCTAGGGTGATGTTCAGGCGCGTCTGGTCCAGCCCACGCAACCGAAAATACGCATAGCCCAACGCACTTCCCGCATCAGAATACGCCGTTACAGAAGGCGTCTGGGTCAGCATCAGGGCGGGTTCCTGACCGTAATAGCGTTGGTTAATTTCGTTGGAATTCAGGTTCTGGAACGTGATCGGTGTCTCGCGCGAAGCGTTGTAATCGGCCGAAACGGTCACTTCTTTCAGGGTATCGGCCGGGGTGACCACCGCCGCCGTTTGGGCCCAACCCACCATCCCCCACCCCAGCCAACATATCATCGTAAACTTCATCATTTTATTTGCGTATTATCAACACAAATAAAAGTTCTTTTCTTCGTATCTCACAATTTTTGCGTCAATTTCACACAAATAAATTTAGATTTCGAACGTAAATCCCTGGTGCTGAAGTGCTTGGTACCGCTCCGCATGAAAGCGGTATAAATCGCCCGGCCGGCCGGAGCCTTCGTGACGCTGCTTTTCGGACGTCTTTTCGAGCAAACCCAGTTTCAGGATCTTTTTTTTGAAGTTCCGCCGGTCGATGGGCCGGTCCAGCACGGTCTGATAGAGTTTTTCCAGCTCCGAAAAGGGAAAGGTCTTATCCAGCAATTCGAAACCTACGGGCGCGTAAGTCAGCTTTCCCCGCAACCGCTCCAGCGCCGTCGCCACGATCGTAGCGTGGTCAAACGCCAGGGCGGGCAGCGACTTCATCGGAAACCAGGCGGCTTCACTGGCGTCCGTCGCGGCCTGTAAGCGAAACGCATCGGGCCGTACCAGTCCGAAGTAGGCCACCGATACCACACGGTTCCGAGGGTCGCGGTCGGGTTGCCCAAACGTGTACAGTTGCTCTAGATAGCGAATCGAGACGCCCGTTTCCTCCTGCAACTCCCGCGTCACGGCCTCCTCCAGCGACTCTTCGTTGTGCACCAGTCCTCCCGGCAACGCCCAGGCATGGCGAAAAGGCGGAATGTTGCGCTTGATGAGTAGGACCGACAGCCCTTCGCGCGAGGTATAGCCGAACACGACCGCATCGACCGATACCCGAATGGATTGATTCTCTGGCATGTGCCGAAAGTAAAGAACTTTTCCGTACTTTGTACGCAAATGCGGCAGCCACTTGCTTTGCCGCACGGATGTCCAAGATGAAAAACGTACTTTTTGTGTGCAGCCGCAATCGCCTGCGGAGCCCAACGGCCGAACGAATTTTCGCAGAAGAACCGGACCTACAAACGGCTTCGGCCGGCCTGAGTCCCGATGCGGAAGAGCAACTGACGCCCGAGCACCTGGCCTGGGCCGACGTCGTGATCGTGATGGAGTCGATGCACCGCCGCAAACTTGCGCAGCGATTCCGTACGCACCTGCGCGGGAAGCGCGTGCGTTGCCTCGACATTCCCGACCGATACGCGTACATGGACCCCGATCTGATTCACCTGCTGCGGCGCAAAGTGCCGCCGCTTCTCCGCTAACTCCTTCACAATGCTTGTTTCTCTTTCTATCCCTGACCGCCTGGCCGGGGGCCTCTGGGGCCTGTTGGTGGGCGATGCCCTGGGCGTTCCCTACGAATTTCACGCGCCTTCGGCGCTACCGCCACGGGAGCAACTGGACATGACACCACCCGCCGACTTTCAGCGTGCTCACGCCCGCGTTCCCGTCGGCACGTGGTCGGACGATGGTGCGCAGGCTCTGGCGCTGCTGGCGTCCCTCCTCCACTGCCACGAGCTGGACCTGGACGATTTTGGGCGACGACTGCTCAACTGGCAGGACTGGGGCTACCTGGCGGTCGATGGAGAAGTATTCGACATTGGTATCCAGACCAGCCGGGCGCTGCAGGCCTTGCGTTCCGGTACACCGCCGGCACTGGCGGGTCCTCGCGACGAGATGGCCAACGGCAACGGATCGCTCATGCGGGTGTTGCCGCTGGCACTCTGGCACCGGGGCAGCGATCTTGACCTGATTCGGCAGGCAGAGCGCCAGTCGCTGGTGACGCACGGGCACCTGCGGGCGCAGGTATGTTGTGCTCTGTATTGCCTCTGGGCCCGACGGTTGTTGCAGGAGGCGACCGATCCCTGGCACGAAGTCATTGCAACCCTGCATCAACATTATGGGGACGATTCGCTCGCTTGGGAACAACTTGCCTGGCACGTCCGTCCTCACGATCCGCCCGACGGCTCCGGTTCCGGTTACGTAGTCGATTGCCTGCGGTCGGCCCGCTGGGCCGTTGAAACCGGTCATTCGTACGAAGCGGTGGTCAAAAACGCGATCAGCTTGGGACGAGACACCGACACCACGGCATGTGTAGCCGGGGGCATCGCCGGCATTCAATACGGCTGGCAGGGCATTCCCGAACGCTGGCGACAACAGCTTCGCGGCCGTGACCTGTTCGAGCCGCTGTTGAAGCAATTAGTGCAGGCGCACCACGCCTGAATCGGCGCACTCTTAGTTGTCGCGAACACACCGGAAACCGGCATGCGACAGCCCGGTATCGGGGCTGGATTTCATGCGGGCCGACGCGCGGTACGAACTGCAGTAGGAGTCGTGGCAGAGGAACGAGCCGCCACGCTGGACGCGCTTCGGAACGGTCGGCTCCTGTGGGTCGTAACTCTGGGCGGGCCCCTGCGGATTGTGCACCGTGCCCCGTTGCTGAAGCGTTTGGTAATAGTCGGGCCGATAAAAATCCTGGCACCACTCCCAAACGTTTCCGGCCATATCGTAGAGGCCGTACCCATTGGGCGCAAACGACCTGACCGGGGCGGCCGTGTAGAATCCATCCTTTTCGGTATTCTGATCGGGGAAGCGCCCTTGCCAGGTGTTGGCTTTGGACACACCGGCCTCCACATGCTCGTTTCCCCAGGGATAAACGGCGCCCTCCAATCCGCCGCGGGCGGCCCACTCCCACTCGGCTTCGGTCGGCAGACGTTTGCCCGCCCACCGCGCGTAAGCCTGGGCATCGTCCCACGAGACGTGTACGACCGGGTAGTCGTCTTTGCCTGCGATGCTGCTGCCCGGCCCTTCAGGATGTTGCCAGTCGGCACCGGGCTGCCACTGCCACCACTGTGCATAGTTGTTGAGACTCACAGGATGTGTCGGGGCGGTGAAGACCAATGAACTGGCGACCAGCACACTATCGGGCGGCTTGGGCGTGCCGGGCGGCAACTGCTTCCGGAGCTCCTCCCAGTCGGGTTTGCGTTCGGCGGTGGTGACGTAGTCGGTGGCTTCCACAAAAGCACGGAACTGGGCGTTGGTGACTTCGGTCACGTCCATCCAAAACGAATCTACGGCCACCGAATGCTTAGGAAATTCGTCGGGACGGGCCTGGTTGTTGTCGGCTCCCATGGCAAACGTTCCGCCCGGAATCAGCACCATGCCTTCGGCAGAAGCGGCCACTTGGGCGTCGGTACCGATAGGACTCGCGACGGGGGTCGTAGCAAAACGGCTGGGCAGGTTGCTCGTGCAGGTGATGGTATCGGCCGCGACCCGTTGCGACCGGGCGGCCGCCGACTCCTCAGCCGACTGGCACCCCGCCAGCACCAGCAGCGTTAGGGTTGCACCGTAGAAAAAAGTGGGACGGGCGGTACGCCTCCTCCGAAAGAGCGACATCATTTGCGCGTATGCTTGACTAAACCGTTCCGCTAAAAGTAATGGATTTTGCAGGGAACGGCACGAGGACGCCGGTCATTGCTTAAAATACACCCGGAAGGTGGTGCCTACCCCGACTTCGCTGGACACTTCGATCCACCCCTCGGCGTTTTCCATAATTTTTTTCACGATGTACAGCCCGACGCCCGAGCCTTCGACGTGGCTGTGCAGCCGCTTGAACATCCCGAAGATTTTCTGTTCCTGCGTATCGTCCATGCCCAACCCGTTGTCGGTAACCGACAAAACGGCGTGCTTCTCTTCCTGCCAGCTCTTCACCAGAATGTGCACTGGGCGTTCCGGTGAACGGTACTTGATGGCATTCGACAGCAGGTTGTAGACAATGCTCTTCAGGTTTTTCCGAGAAAAGTAAAGAGCCTCGCACGCGGCTACGTCCACCTCCAGTGTCCCTGGTGCGTCTTCGAGGGCATGGGCCAGGTCGAGGCGCACCTCTTCGATCAGCGACGCCAGGTCGATCTGGCTGTTGACTTCCTCGTTCTTTTGCAGCTTGGCGACTTCCGTCAGGTCGGTCACGGTACGTTTGAAGCGTTCGATCGACAAACCAATGGCACTGAGGATCTGCGCCACGCGCGCCGTACCCAGAATCTCTGGCGACAGCCGGTGGATCAGCGAGCGCATCAGCCCCTCGATGTTGTTGATCGGCGCTTTCAGGTCGTGCGAGGCGGCATAAATAAAATTGTCCAGATCGGCGTTGATGCGCACCAGTTGCGCGTTGGTCTGGCTCAGCTCGCGGTTACTTTCGTAAACTTCTTCGGTGGCGGAGGCCAGTTCCTGCGAAAGCTGCTGCCGGGCCTGTTCGAGCCGTTTTTGCGCCGTAATGTCCTGACACACACACATAAAGCTTCTGGGCACACCGTCCTTCTTCTTCAGGATGGAGACGTTGTTCGAAATCCAGACCTCCTCGCCCCCGGGGCGTATGCAGCGTTGCTCAGCAATAAAGGCTTCTCCGGTTTGCGAGAGCTTCCGGAAAAGGTCCATGTTACGAATCAGGTCGCTCCGGTGCGAAATGTCTTGCCAGGAACAGGTCCGCAGCTCGTCCAGCGGGCGGGCCGCAATCTGACAGAACCGTTCGTTGGCGTCAAGGATGCGCATGTTGAAGTCCAGCAGGAGGATGCCCGTGACGGTCTGTTCGAACATGGCTTTCAGGCGGGCTTCGTTTTCGGCCAGCGCCCGCGCCAGCATTTTCTGCTCGTGGATGTCGGTGGCCGTACCTACCCAGAACTCGACCTTGCCTTCGTCGTTGCGGTTGGGCACTACCCGCGACAAATGCCAGCGGTATGCGCCGTCGTGGCGACGGTAGCGGTTTTCCATCTCGTAGGGCGTACCGTCCAGGCGTCCGCTCGTCCGGCGCACCTGAATCATGGAAACATCTTCGGGATGCAGTACGCTCATCCACCCCATGCCCAGGCTCTCGGCTTCGCTCAGGCCGGTGTACTGATACCAGCGCTCGTTGAAAAACGTGATGCCGTCCTGCCCGGCAGAGGCGGTCCAGGCGATCTGCGACATGGAATTGAATACGCTACGGAGGTGCTGCTCGCTCGACTCGATGGCCTTACGCGCCCGGACCTGCTGCGAAACGTTCAACGCGGTAATGAGGACCGTTTCGACCGCACCGGCGGCGTTGCGCAAGGGCTGAAACACAAAATCGTAGTAACTCTCTTCCGGTTCGCCGGTGCCTTTGGTGTCGATCAGGGCTTTGAACTCGCGCCCCGTTTGCGCCCGCCCGCTGACAAAAACCCGTTCGAGCGTCTGCAAGATGCCCTGCCCGCTGATTTCGGGAAAAGCGTCCCGCCCCGGCTGCCCCAGGATGTCGCGCGAGCGCCCGAAGATCTGCAGGAACGAATCGTTCGCCATGTCGAAGACCAGCTCCTTGCCACGCAACAGGGCCATGCCGACCGGGGCGACGGCAATCAGGTTGTGTAGCTTCTGCTTTTCGGCTTCGGCGACGGCGAGGGCTTCGCGTTCCCGCTGCTGGCTCAGTTGCAGCGCTTCGCTGGCGCGCCGCTGGTCTTCGATGTCGGTGCAGGTCCCAAACCACTTCACAATGCGCCCCGCGTGGTCGCGTAAAGGAAGTGCCCGCCCCAGAAACCAACGGTAGGTGCCGTCGGCACGCTTAAAACGGTACTCGATCTGATACAGGTCGCCGGTGCGTAGCGAATGGTGCCAGACGTGCAGGGTCCGCTCGTAGTCGTCGGGATGGAGCACGAGCGACCAGCCTTCCTTCATCGATTGCTCGTAAGTCAGGCCCGTGTATTCGTACCAGCGCTGGTTGAAATAATCGTGGTCGCCATTCGGCAAGGTACGCCAGACCATCTGTGGCATGTGATCGGCCATAAACTGGTATTCTTCCAGCACGGCCGTAATCGTCAGGCGCGACTTTTGTTCCTGGCTGACGTCGCGCATGGAACCCAGCATCCGAACGGCTTTTCCCGCCGCATTCCGAACGATATAGCCCCGGTCCTGCACAAACACGTAGGCACCATCGGCACGGCGAAAGCGGTAGCTGCCTTCCCAGCGCTCTTCGCCGCGTTCCAGCGCGGCATAGATGCTGCCCACCAGGCGTTCGTGATCGTCCGGATGGATGCAATCGGCCCAGGCATCCAGGCGTGTGCCCACCACCTCCCACGGATAGCCGAAATGCGTACGGATGTGCTCGTTCCACGTCACCAGATCGGTGTCCAGGTCCCACTCCCACAGCACGTCGTTGGTAACTTTCGCCAGCAGCAGGCGCTGCTCTTCGGCCTGTGCCAGCGCTTCGGTGAGTGCCTGCACTTTCTGCGCTAATGCATTGGGATCGGTCTCTGACTTTTTTTCCAACGAATCCATGAGAAGCAGAACTTGGGTTTGGTGGCTTGATGCAAAACCGCACAGACAGAAACAAATCCGACCTGATCCCGGCATGCCGGTAGCATGGCAACGCCCCGATGGCGTGTGCACCCTAGTCAGAAAGATAGCGATTTGGCGGCGCGATACGAACCCTGCGCTGCAACAAACGATCATTATTCTGCCAGCCCGCGAAGAACCGCCGGGGTCACCGGGGTTCCGGCGCGTCGAAACCTATTCGGAGCTACGTCGACGCACTCCGATGCCGTTGCATCGACCGTAAGATACGATTTATCTCACAACCCATTCTACCGGTCTACTTCCCTTCGAAGTCTTTGTAGAGCAGGCTGGGTTGAATACCCTCGTTGTTCTGGTATTTTCCGCTTTTGTAACTATCCCAGTCGCCCTCCAGGGTGTGGTAATAGATCTGGCAGATTTCGATGCCCGCGTAGATGCGAATCGGCTGCACACAGAAGATTTCGAGGGTCCAGAACCCGGAGAAGCCCACGTCGCCGAAGCCGGCCGTGACGTGCACAAACAGCCCCAGCCGCCCGACCGACGAACGCCCTTCCAACATGGGCACCAGCCCTTCGGTCCGGGTGTGTTCGATGGTGCGCCCCAGGTACAACCGGTTCATCTCCAGTTCGAGGCCTTCTTCGGGAATGGTGATTTCCTGCGCCCGGTTGGGCTTTTTCATGTCGAGCACACCGCGTTCGTACACCAGCATTTTATGATGCAGCCGCAGGTTGTAGCTGTTGGGGTTGAGCTGGGCCGGGCTGTAGGGATCGATGAAAATGTCGCGATCGAGGCGTTTCTGAATTTCCTTACCGGAGAGGATCATGGGCAAGCGGGGTCATTTGAACGGGCAAACATACGCATCCCGCACGGCCCGAAAAAATAGGACCGACGCCGGTCACAAACTGAGGCCGCCCAGGCACACGGAAAAGCCCACGATCAGCACCACCAGCATGCTGAGCAGCATGGCCCGGGCCGACTCCCGGCGTTTCAGGCTGAACAAAATCAGCGAGGCAATCAGCCCGCCCAACGTAAAAAGTACCACGAAGATGCCGATGCCCGCCGCCGCATCGGGAATGCTGCCCGAACTCAGGTACACGATGCCCCCCCACAGGAACATGGCCAACAGGCTGATGCCACTAAAACGGGCCGCTCTTTTCATACAAGGTCGAACCAATCAAATGAGCTACAAGATCCATTCCGGTAACGCAAAAAAGCAAGCGGTTGTTTGGAGATATGTTCTTTTGACGCTTTGCCCCGCACAACGTTGTGAGAGGAGTTGGAATACGCTACCCTAACGTGCCGCCACCCAGGCACAAAGAAACGCCGATCACAAGCATCACCAACGTGCTGAGCAACATCGCTTTTCCTTGGTCAGGCTTCTTCTGCGCAAAGTAGCCGAGCGAAGTCAGGAATCCGAAGACGGCATGCACGATCGTCAGCGCCCCTCCTACCAACACGGCTCCCGTTGGTGAGCCGCCCGTCAGTGCGAAGCCGACAAACATGTACCCCAACAGCATCAGCAGACTGTATCCGGTATACCGACCCGCTTTCTTCATCACCTAAGACTCTTTTATGGAATGATGAAAAAAGATCTCTCACGAGCGTTCGAGATGACAGCCTCTATTTTGTCATCTCGACCACCGGGAGAGATCTTGAAACTACTCTTCAGCATCGCAAAAGTAGCCTTGCGGTTATAGTTGTGTGCTTCCCAGACAAACCGAGCCACCCACAAGCGTATGCAGGAGCCAGTCTTTTCCAATTTGGTTCTTTCCAATGGCAAAGCTGATGACGCTCACCACGACACAAATAAGCGTATGCAGGATCAAGAGGTTCGTGAACCAAATTATCGCTCCCCGCATCCCTTCTCTTTTCAGGAATGACATTCCTCCGCTGACAAGCGCATACACCACGACCAGAATCAATCCCCAGCCCGCCGATTCGCCCGCATTACGCATCTTCATACCCGCATCACCGGTTGGCGGGAGGTGGCCAGGACTTGCGCGCGGTCGTTGCGGTAGAAGAGGTTCATCGTTTCGAAGGGGATAATCCGCCCATCGGGATGGGCGATGTGGACGCACGACTTTTTGATGGCCCGCACGTCGAAATCCCACGCGTCCATGAACTGCATGATGATGACGCGGAACAAGTTGCTGTAACTCAGGCCCGGCGCCTGCACCAGCGGGAGGCAGCACAGCAGCGACTCGAAATCGTCGGCGAGGCCGTCGACCGGGCTGCCCGTGCTGAAGATGCGGAGGACGCGCGCGTGCAGCTCGGGGTCCTGTTCGTAGACGATGGTGTTGCGGCCACTTTCCAGCAGAAGCTGCGGATCGACGTAGCGCGTCAGCGGAAAGACCTGATCGTCGAGTTTCAGCGCGTAGGCCATCGCCAGTGCATCCGGGTTGCAGGGCACGGGCACCACGTCGTTCGGCGTAAACAGCCCCGTCTGGTCGATCAGCTGTTGCCGCACTTCCGTCAGCGTCAGGCGATCTACCGTCGGGTCCGAATCTTCCACGCGCCCGGCGTATTGCGTCGGTTGGAGGGTCACGCCCCGCACACATTTTTGCTTCAGCGCAAAGTCCACGATGGCACCGATCTCGTCGTCGTTCAGCCCTTTCCGCAGCGTGACGACCAGCGTCGTCGACAGGTTCAGGCGGTTGAGGTGCTCCAGCGCTTTCATCCGCACATCCAACAGATCCTTCCCGCGCAGGGTCCGCAGCACCTCGGGGCGGAACGAATCGAACTGGAGGTAAATTTCGAACTTCGGTGTGTAGGTGGCCAGCCGCTCGGCAAAGGCGAAATCCCGCGCGATGCGGACGCCGTTCGTGTTCAGCATCACGTGGCGGATCGGCTTCGTTTTCACCAGATCCATAATCTCCCAGAATTGCGGATGGATGGTCGGCTCGCCACCGCTGATCTGCACCACGTCGGGTTCGCCCTCGTTC is a window of Catalinimonas alkaloidigena DNA encoding:
- a CDS encoding PAS domain-containing protein, yielding MDSLEKKSETDPNALAQKVQALTEALAQAEEQRLLLAKVTNDVLWEWDLDTDLVTWNEHIRTHFGYPWEVVGTRLDAWADCIHPDDHERLVGSIYAALERGEERWEGSYRFRRADGAYVFVQDRGYIVRNAAGKAVRMLGSMRDVSQEQKSRLTITAVLEEYQFMADHMPQMVWRTLPNGDHDYFNQRWYEYTGLTYEQSMKEGWSLVLHPDDYERTLHVWHHSLRTGDLYQIEYRFKRADGTYRWFLGRALPLRDHAGRIVKWFGTCTDIEDQRRASEALQLSQQREREALAVAEAEKQKLHNLIAVAPVGMALLRGKELVFDMANDSFLQIFGRSRDILGQPGRDAFPEISGQGILQTLERVFVSGRAQTGREFKALIDTKGTGEPEESYYDFVFQPLRNAAGAVETVLITALNVSQQVRARKAIESSEQHLRSVFNSMSQIAWTASAGQDGITFFNERWYQYTGLSEAESLGMGWMSVLHPEDVSMIQVRRTSGRLDGTPYEMENRYRRHDGAYRWHLSRVVPNRNDEGKVEFWVGTATDIHEQKMLARALAENEARLKAMFEQTVTGILLLDFNMRILDANERFCQIAARPLDELRTCSWQDISHRSDLIRNMDLFRKLSQTGEAFIAEQRCIRPGGEEVWISNNVSILKKKDGVPRSFMCVCQDITAQKRLEQARQQLSQELASATEEVYESNRELSQTNAQLVRINADLDNFIYAASHDLKAPINNIEGLMRSLIHRLSPEILGTARVAQILSAIGLSIERFKRTVTDLTEVAKLQKNEEVNSQIDLASLIEEVRLDLAHALEDAPGTLEVDVAACEALYFSRKNLKSIVYNLLSNAIKYRSPERPVHILVKSWQEEKHAVLSVTDNGLGMDDTQEQKIFGMFKRLHSHVEGSGVGLYIVKKIMENAEGWIEVSSEVGVGTTFRVYFKQ
- the dcd gene encoding dCTP deaminase, whose protein sequence is MILSGKEIQKRLDRDIFIDPYSPAQLNPNSYNLRLHHKMLVYERGVLDMKKPNRAQEITIPEEGLELEMNRLYLGRTIEHTRTEGLVPMLEGRSSVGRLGLFVHVTAGFGDVGFSGFWTLEIFCVQPIRIYAGIEICQIYYHTLEGDWDSYKSGKYQNNEGIQPSLLYKDFEGK
- a CDS encoding formylglycine-generating enzyme family protein, with translation MMSLFRRRRTARPTFFYGATLTLLVLAGCQSAEESAAARSQRVAADTITCTSNLPSRFATTPVASPIGTDAQVAASAEGMVLIPGGTFAMGADNNQARPDEFPKHSVAVDSFWMDVTEVTNAQFRAFVEATDYVTTAERKPDWEELRKQLPPGTPKPPDSVLVASSLVFTAPTHPVSLNNYAQWWQWQPGADWQHPEGPGSSIAGKDDYPVVHVSWDDAQAYARWAGKRLPTEAEWEWAARGGLEGAVYPWGNEHVEAGVSKANTWQGRFPDQNTEKDGFYTAAPVRSFAPNGYGLYDMAGNVWEWCQDFYRPDYYQTLQQRGTVHNPQGPAQSYDPQEPTVPKRVQRGGSFLCHDSYCSSYRASARMKSSPDTGLSHAGFRCVRDN
- a CDS encoding NUDIX hydrolase — protein: MPENQSIRVSVDAVVFGYTSREGLSVLLIKRNIPPFRHAWALPGGLVHNEESLEEAVTRELQEETGVSIRYLEQLYTFGQPDRDPRNRVVSVAYFGLVRPDAFRLQAATDASEAAWFPMKSLPALAFDHATIVATALERLRGKLTYAPVGFELLDKTFPFSELEKLYQTVLDRPIDRRNFKKKILKLGLLEKTSEKQRHEGSGRPGDLYRFHAERYQALQHQGFTFEI
- a CDS encoding radical SAM protein; amino-acid sequence: MAVKPYTYFDFTLSLCPTCLRRVDAKIVIQDGKVFLRKTCADHGYFNVLIASDAEYYRKQRLYNKPSESGLRHNTEVHYGCPYDCGLCADHEQHSCLTLLEVTDRCNLTCPTCYAESSPTFGRHRTLAEIEAMLDAIVANEGEPDVVQISGGEPTIHPQFWEIMDLVKTKPIRHVMLNTNGVRIARDFAFAERLATYTPKFEIYLQFDSFRPEVLRTLRGKDLLDVRMKALEHLNRLNLSTTLVVTLRKGLNDDEIGAIVDFALKQKCVRGVTLQPTQYAGRVEDSDPTVDRLTLTEVRQQLIDQTGLFTPNDVVPVPCNPDALAMAYALKLDDQVFPLTRYVDPQLLLESGRNTIVYEQDPELHARVLRIFSTGSPVDGLADDFESLLCCLPLVQAPGLSYSNLFRVIIMQFMDAWDFDVRAIKKSCVHIAHPDGRIIPFETMNLFYRNDRAQVLATSRQPVMRV
- a CDS encoding ADP-ribosylglycohydrolase family protein: MLVSLSIPDRLAGGLWGLLVGDALGVPYEFHAPSALPPREQLDMTPPADFQRAHARVPVGTWSDDGAQALALLASLLHCHELDLDDFGRRLLNWQDWGYLAVDGEVFDIGIQTSRALQALRSGTPPALAGPRDEMANGNGSLMRVLPLALWHRGSDLDLIRQAERQSLVTHGHLRAQVCCALYCLWARRLLQEATDPWHEVIATLHQHYGDDSLAWEQLAWHVRPHDPPDGSGSGYVVDCLRSARWAVETGHSYEAVVKNAISLGRDTDTTACVAGGIAGIQYGWQGIPERWRQQLRGRDLFEPLLKQLVQAHHA
- a CDS encoding TonB-dependent receptor, which produces MMKFTMICWLGWGMVGWAQTAAVVTPADTLKEVTVSADYNASRETPITFQNLNSNEINQRYYGQEPALMLTQTPSVTAYSDAGSALGYAYFRLRGLDQTRLNITLDGVPLNEPEDQGAYFSNYPDLLNSVRRMQVQRGVGTSQNGAASYAGSLQLESPSLFGTAGGEVGAGYGSFQTYRVYGKYQTGDRNQTGAYVRASYLHSDGYKYHAGNTSGSVFYSAGHYRGRHSWKLTGFTGRQANQLAWIGVPKEVVAQDPRTNANSRQEDDAFLQSLLYLQHGYRVGEHGTWKSCVYYNYLDGNYDFDLNNFLGLPATDALYNYAFRSHFAGVFSNYTVEKTKYQWVSGFHANTYVRRHLGSETNSGTLYTNRGFRQEVSGFSKLVYRLPHWTLFGDLQLRYTDFVYRGDVAVAPLRWTFLNPKFGVTRNLGAATLYYSLGRTGREPTRNDLLNGEDNLLADSLGQPLLNIVSAEYVVDHELGLRLPYAKGHLQTNLYYLSFRNEIVLNGQFGPNGLPLHSDVARSFRSGLEVEATYRLGRVWELAHQSTFSYNQIREGEARVAPVLTPQVLVNQELRFAQGPWQAGLRMRYQGTSYLDFANEETLPAFVTWHAEAAYRWGAWQVRLRVNNLTNVRYFSHGYIDWSGTPRYFVQAPRHWYSSVTWNF
- a CDS encoding low molecular weight protein tyrosine phosphatase family protein — protein: MKNVLFVCSRNRLRSPTAERIFAEEPDLQTASAGLSPDAEEQLTPEHLAWADVVIVMESMHRRKLAQRFRTHLRGKRVRCLDIPDRYAYMDPDLIHLLRRKVPPLLR